A window from Shewanella livingstonensis encodes these proteins:
- a CDS encoding LysR family transcriptional regulator, which translates to MIPLHTSMRGLRCFCVAAECLSFKETAKKLYLTPSAVSHQIKQLEETLNQSLFIRQTRSIALTEVGVRFYQAIEPVMQQLVNTVSEFNQSDRMLEVSISMPEFFASELFMPKLIGWSSKYPNINLKLETIKSRNDIIKHTDVSIMLSGKQQASDDVYDLFPITYIPACNAQLHSELSSQGFKALTKVPLILHKARPYAWHQWAENVGFDTFQPKQIIQLDSMFSVARAAEQGLGVALIPLPISQAWFDNKALTPLFPKPLYSHDRYYLTRYTNEQQRPEVQLLIDWILKSFHDESH; encoded by the coding sequence ATGATTCCATTACACACCTCTATGCGCGGTCTACGTTGCTTTTGCGTCGCAGCTGAATGCTTAAGCTTTAAAGAAACTGCTAAAAAACTGTATTTAACGCCTTCTGCGGTAAGCCATCAAATTAAACAGCTTGAAGAAACATTAAACCAAAGTTTGTTTATCCGTCAAACTCGCTCGATTGCATTAACTGAAGTTGGCGTACGCTTTTATCAAGCAATAGAGCCGGTAATGCAGCAGTTAGTGAACACGGTTAGCGAATTTAATCAATCCGACAGAATGCTCGAAGTCAGCATTTCAATGCCTGAGTTTTTCGCCAGCGAACTGTTTATGCCGAAACTGATTGGTTGGTCGTCAAAATATCCCAACATCAACCTTAAGCTTGAAACTATTAAGTCGCGTAATGATATTATAAAACACACCGATGTATCGATTATGCTGTCAGGAAAACAACAAGCTAGTGATGATGTATATGACTTATTTCCAATCACTTATATCCCCGCTTGTAACGCGCAGCTCCACTCAGAACTATCATCACAAGGTTTTAAGGCATTAACTAAGGTGCCATTGATATTACATAAAGCGCGACCTTACGCTTGGCATCAATGGGCCGAAAATGTCGGGTTTGATACGTTTCAGCCTAAGCAGATAATCCAATTAGATAGTATGTTTAGTGTCGCTCGTGCAGCAGAGCAGGGACTTGGTGTTGCATTAATTCCACTGCCTATCAGCCAAGCGTGGTTTGATAACAAAGCCCTTACTCCACTTTTTCCCAAGCCACTTTATAGCCATGACCGCTATTACCTCACCCGCTACACCAATGAACAACAACGCCCCGAAGTGCAATTACTAATAGACTGGATCCTTAAAAGTTTTCACGATGAAAGCCATTAA